In the genome of Solibacillus silvestris, one region contains:
- a CDS encoding Fis family transcriptional regulator, producing the protein MLKFNIRGENIEVTPAIRDYVENKIEKVERYFNEDLNANANVNLKVYNDKQTKVEVTIPMKNLTLRAEERHNDMYAAVDLIVDKLERQIRKHKTKVNRKFRDREGTGVYFANVTSQMEANAESSEDEYTIVRTKQFDLKPMDQEEAVLQMNMLGHDFYIFTDAETDGTNIVYKRKDGKYGLIETN; encoded by the coding sequence ATGCTAAAGTTTAACATTCGTGGTGAAAATATTGAGGTAACTCCAGCGATTCGTGATTACGTGGAGAACAAAATTGAAAAGGTAGAACGCTATTTCAATGAAGATCTGAACGCGAACGCTAACGTCAATTTGAAGGTTTATAATGATAAACAAACAAAAGTAGAAGTGACGATTCCGATGAAAAATTTAACATTGCGTGCAGAAGAGCGTCATAATGACATGTATGCGGCAGTTGACTTAATTGTCGACAAGCTAGAGCGCCAAATTCGTAAACATAAAACAAAAGTTAATCGTAAATTCCGTGATCGCGAAGGTACAGGTGTTTACTTCGCCAATGTGACATCCCAAATGGAAGCGAACGCAGAATCTTCAGAAGATGAATATACAATCGTTCGTACGAAGCAATTTGATCTGAAACCGATGGATCAGGAAGAGGCCGTTTTACAAATGAACATGCTTGGCCATGATTTCTACATTTTCACAGATGCTGAAACAGATGGCACGAACATCGTTTACAAACGTAAAGACGGTAAATACGGTTTAATCGAAACAAACTAA
- a CDS encoding preprotein translocase subunit SecA → MANILNKLFDFNKKEVKRLEKIADKVEALAGQFESLSDDALKAKTEEFKNRFQNGETVDSLLPEAFATIREASRRVLGMFPFRVQIMGAAALNEGNIAEMKTGEGKTLTSTMSVYLNALTGKGVHVVTVNEYLASRDATEMGELYNWLGLTVGLNLNSLSKDEKREAYAADITYSTNNELGFDYLRDNMVLYKEDRVQRPLYYAVIDEVDSILIDEARTPLIISGQAGKSAQLYVQSNAFARMLKQDEDYNYEESTKGVTLTEQGIEKAERAFGIDNLFDLTHVRLNHAINQSLKAHASMHKDVDYVVQDGEVVIVDGFTGRLMKGRRYSDGLHQAIEAKEGLEIQNESMTMATVTFQNYFRMYEKLSGMTGTAKTEEEEFRNIYNMQVVAIPTNKPIARDDRPDLIFATMEGKFKAVAEDIAERHRLGQPVLVGTVAIETSEIISKYLTKFKIPHNVLNAKNHEREAEIILNAGQKGAVTIATNMAGRGTDIKPGDGVLEIGGLAVIGTERHESRRIDNQLRGRSGRQGNPGVTQFYLSLEDELMRRFGSDKMKSMMTRLGMDDTQPIQSGMVSKAVESAQKRVEGNNFDARKRLLQYDDVLRQQREVIYKEREEVLDSENMRALVESMISQAIENQVALHTQGEKENWTLDALEDYIAANLLDEGDITKEQLVNKSPEEMIAFISEKVTARYNEKEEAMTPERMREFEKVILLRSIDSKWIDHIDAMDQLRQGIHLRAYGQNDPLREYQQEGFAMFEDMVAAVREDVAKYALKAEIRSNLQREEVAKGQAVNPKEEGAAKPKKLPTRKAENIGRNDPCPCGSGKKYKSCHGVGQ, encoded by the coding sequence ATGGCAAACATATTAAATAAATTATTTGATTTCAATAAAAAAGAAGTAAAGCGTTTAGAAAAGATTGCAGATAAAGTAGAAGCATTGGCTGGACAGTTTGAAAGCCTTTCTGATGATGCATTAAAAGCGAAAACAGAAGAATTTAAAAACCGTTTCCAAAATGGTGAAACAGTGGACTCATTATTGCCTGAAGCATTTGCGACAATTCGTGAAGCTTCTCGCCGTGTTCTTGGCATGTTCCCGTTCCGCGTTCAGATTATGGGGGCGGCTGCATTAAATGAAGGAAATATCGCGGAGATGAAAACCGGTGAAGGTAAAACGTTAACGTCGACAATGTCCGTTTATTTAAATGCGCTTACTGGTAAAGGTGTTCATGTCGTGACGGTCAACGAATATTTAGCAAGCCGTGACGCGACTGAAATGGGAGAGTTATATAATTGGTTAGGCTTAACGGTCGGTCTGAACCTGAATAGCCTGTCTAAAGATGAGAAGCGCGAAGCTTATGCTGCGGATATTACATATTCGACGAACAATGAGCTTGGTTTCGACTATTTACGTGACAACATGGTGCTTTACAAAGAAGACCGTGTACAGCGTCCGCTTTATTATGCGGTAATCGATGAGGTTGACTCGATTTTAATCGATGAGGCGCGTACACCGTTAATCATTTCCGGACAAGCAGGGAAATCAGCACAGCTTTATGTACAGTCAAATGCATTTGCCCGTATGTTAAAGCAGGATGAAGACTACAACTATGAAGAATCAACAAAAGGCGTAACGCTGACAGAGCAAGGGATCGAGAAGGCAGAGCGTGCATTTGGGATCGACAACTTATTCGATTTAACACATGTCCGCTTAAACCATGCGATCAACCAAAGCTTAAAAGCACATGCATCCATGCATAAAGATGTCGACTATGTTGTGCAGGATGGGGAAGTTGTAATCGTTGACGGCTTTACTGGTCGTCTAATGAAAGGTCGTCGCTATTCGGATGGTCTACACCAGGCGATTGAAGCGAAAGAAGGTCTCGAGATTCAAAATGAATCGATGACAATGGCGACCGTTACATTCCAAAACTATTTCCGTATGTATGAGAAACTGTCTGGTATGACAGGTACAGCGAAAACAGAGGAAGAGGAATTCCGCAACATATACAATATGCAGGTTGTAGCGATTCCTACGAACAAGCCGATTGCCCGTGATGACCGTCCTGACCTTATTTTCGCAACAATGGAAGGCAAGTTCAAAGCGGTTGCAGAAGACATTGCAGAGCGTCACCGATTAGGTCAACCGGTATTGGTTGGTACGGTTGCAATCGAAACTTCGGAAATCATTTCAAAATATTTAACGAAATTTAAAATTCCACATAACGTGTTAAACGCGAAAAACCATGAGCGTGAAGCGGAAATTATTTTAAATGCCGGTCAAAAAGGTGCGGTTACAATCGCGACAAACATGGCTGGTCGTGGTACGGACATTAAACCGGGTGATGGTGTACTTGAAATCGGCGGTTTAGCGGTAATCGGTACGGAACGTCATGAATCACGCCGTATCGATAATCAGCTTCGTGGTCGTTCAGGTCGTCAAGGGAATCCGGGGGTAACGCAATTCTATCTTTCTTTAGAGGATGAGTTAATGCGTCGCTTCGGTTCAGATAAAATGAAGTCGATGATGACAAGACTTGGTATGGACGATACACAGCCTATCCAGTCAGGCATGGTTTCAAAAGCGGTAGAATCAGCACAAAAACGTGTTGAAGGGAATAACTTCGATGCACGTAAACGTCTACTACAATACGATGATGTACTTCGTCAGCAGCGTGAAGTGATTTACAAAGAGCGTGAAGAAGTACTGGATTCGGAAAATATGCGTGCATTAGTAGAGTCAATGATTTCTCAGGCAATCGAAAATCAAGTGGCCCTTCATACACAAGGCGAGAAGGAAAACTGGACACTGGATGCACTGGAAGACTATATCGCGGCAAATCTTTTAGATGAAGGCGATATTACGAAAGAACAGCTGGTAAATAAATCACCTGAAGAAATGATCGCGTTCATCTCTGAAAAAGTGACAGCGCGATATAATGAAAAAGAAGAAGCAATGACACCGGAGCGTATGCGTGAATTCGAAAAGGTTATTTTACTTCGTTCAATCGACTCGAAATGGATTGACCATATTGATGCAATGGACCAGTTACGTCAAGGAATTCACTTACGAGCTTACGGTCAAAACGATCCATTACGCGAATACCAGCAAGAAGGTTTCGCAATGTTCGAAGACATGGTTGCAGCAGTACGTGAAGATGTGGCGAAATACGCATTAAAAGCGGAAATCCGCAGCAACCTGCAACGTGAAGAAGTAGCAAAAGGCCAAGCTGTTAACCCGAAAGAAGAAGGCGCAGCAAAACCGAAGAAACTACCAACACGCAAAGCCGAAAACATCGGACGCAACGACCCATGCCCATGCGGAAGCGGCAAAAAATACAAATCATGCCACGGCGTAGGCCAATAA